From a single Brassica napus cultivar Da-Ae chromosome C9, Da-Ae, whole genome shotgun sequence genomic region:
- the BNAC09G34100D gene encoding uncharacterized protein BNAC09G34100D → MSKRSNGSYSPTIQSLCKKATRKLKHITQEAEEIPSRTEQKTTRMASSILMSFAPATVRCFATGAKGTTNTTTTKEEKSIIDFVLGSLTKQDQFYETDPLLKKVDDKEGTTGGNGGRKTVSGGKNSLAVPQKKNGGGFGGLFAKK, encoded by the coding sequence ATGTCAAAAAGATCCAACGGCTCATATTCACCGACAATCCAATCCCTTTGTAAAAAAGCCACACGAAAATTAAAACACATAACCCAAGAAGCAGAAGAGATACCGAGCAGAACAGAGCAGAAGACAACAAGAATGGCTTCCTCGATACTAATGTCCTTTGCTCCGGCCACCGTAAGATGCTTCGCCACGGGGGCTAAGGGAACCACCAACACCACCACCACGAAAGAAGAGAAAAGTATCATTGACTTCGTTCTTGGCAGTTTGACCAAGCAAGATCAGTTTTACGAGACCGATCCTCTCCTCAagaaggtggacgataaagaaggaACCACCGGAGGCAACGGTGGCCGTAAAACGGTTTCAGGTGGCAAGAACTCGCTGGCAGTGCCACAGAAGAAGAACGGTGGTGGCTTCGGTGGTCTCTTTGccaagaaatga
- the LOC106410322 gene encoding ATP-dependent zinc metalloprotease FTSH 9, chloroplastic, which translates to MTTIELLRPGIRFSTCFSNYNTLLSSHASTFVRVRSCAFRHNPSRFVVSDPRFSLWEGDSRRKKRSRAIVNCQEGDEKTSSSDGEGNKKKKKGGKEGKSGGVWWSKGTKKWEWEPIIKAQEVGVLLLQLGVVMFVVRLLRPGIPLPGSEPRTQTTFLSVPYSDFLSKVNNDEVKKVEVDGVHVLFKLKDDGSWQESETSGGKLPEGSESLLRSVAPTKRVVYSTTRPRDIKTPYEKMLENNVEFGSPDKRAGGFFNSGLIVLFYIAVLAGLLHRFPVSFSQSTTGQLRARKSGGPGGRKVSGDGEVITFADVAGVDEAKEELEEIVEFLKNPDRYVRLGARPPRGVLLVGLPGTGKTLLAKAVAGESEVPFISCSASEFVELYVGMGASRVRDLFARAKKEAPSIIFIDEIDAVAKSRDNKFRMVSNDEREQTLNQLLTEMDGFDSSSAVIVLGATNRADVLDPALRRPGRFDRVVAVETPNKVGRESILKVHVSKKELPLGDDVNLGSIASMTTGFTGADLANLVNEAALLAGRKSKTTVDKIDFIQAVERSIAGIEKKTARLKGSEKAVVARHEAGHAVVGTAVANLLPGQSRVEKLSILPRSGGALGFTYIPPTHEDRYLLFIDELHGRLVTLLGGRAAEEVVYSGRISTGALDDIRRATDMAYKAVAEYGLNQKIGPVSVSTLSAGGMDDSGGSPWGRDQGHLVDLVQREVTNLLQSALDVALTVVRANPDVLEGLGAQLEDEEKVEGEELQKWLNRVVAPEELAVFIKGKQAALLPEQASSS; encoded by the exons ATGACTACAATCGAATTGCTAAGACCAGGGATCAGATTCTCAACCTGTTTTAGCAATTACAACACTCTCTTGTCTTCACATGCTTCTACCTTCGTCCGCGTTCGGTCGTGCGCGTTTCGCCACAACCCGAGCCGATTCGTCGTCTCCGATCCGAGATTCAGTCTCTGGGAAGGGGAttcgaggaggaagaagaggagcagagcGATTGTGAACTGCCAAGAAGGCGATGAGAAAACGAGCTCGAGCGACGGTGAagggaacaagaagaagaagaagggaggGAAGGAAGGTAAAAGCGGTGGAGTGTGGTGGTCGAAGGGCACGAAGAAATGGGAGTGGGAGCCGATAATCAAGGCCCAGGAGGTTGGTGTTTTGCTGCTTCAGTTAGGTGTCGTTATGTTTGTGGTGCGGTTGCTCCGACCCGGGATCCCGTTACCCGGGTCGGAGCCCCGGACGCAGACGACGTTCTTGAGCGTGCCGTATAGTGACTTTTTGAGTAAGGTTAATAATGACGAGGTGAAGAAAGTGGAGGTGGATGGAGTTCATGTTTTGTTTAAGTTGAAAGATGATGGGAGCTGGCAAGAGAGTGAGACTAGTGGTGGGAAGCTCCCTGAGGGGTCAGAGTCTCTGCTTAGAAGTGTGGCTCCGACTAAAAGGGTTGTGTATTCAACTACGAGGCCAAGGGATATTAAGACGCCGTACGAGAAGATGCTTGAGAATAATGTTGAGTTCGGGTCGCCGGATAAGCGCGCTGGTGGCTTCTTCAACTCTGGATTG ATAGTGTTGTTCTACATCGCAGTGCTTGCAGGGCTTCTTCACCGATTCCCTGTTAGCTTTTCACAG AGTACAACGGGGCAGCTTAGGGCCCGCAAGTCTGGTGGCCCTGGTGGGAGGAAAGTTTCTGGTGATGGTGAAGTTATCACTTTTGCAGATGTTGCCGGTGTTGATGAAGCAAAGGAAGAGCTGGAAGAGATTGTG GAGTTCCTCAAGAATCCTGATAGGTATGTCCGCCTAGGTGCTCGTCCCCCTCGTGGTGTCCTATTG GTCGGTCTACCTGGAACAGGCAAAACCCTTCTTGCAAAGGCTGTTGCTGGGGAATCTGAAGTCCCCTTCATTAGCTGCTCTGCAAGCGAGTTTGTAGAGCTGTATGTTGGCATGGGTGCTTCACGTGTAAGGGATCTCTTTGCACGGGCCAAGAAGGAGGCTCCGTCAATTATATTTATTGATGAG ATAGATGCTGTAGCAAAAAGCCGTGATAATAAATTCAGAATGGTCAGCAACGATGAAAGGGAGCAAACATTGAATCAGTTGCTCACT gagatggatggttttgACAGCAGCTCTGCAGTCATTGTTCTTGGAGCTACAAATCGAGCTGATGTCTTAGACCCTGCCCTGCGTCGTCCAGGAAGATTTGATCGTGTTGTTGCG GTGGAAACACCTAACAAGGTAGGAAGAGAGTCCATTTTGAAAGTGCATGTTTCAAAGAAAGAGCTTCCTTTGGGAGATGATGTCAACCTTGGTAGCATTGCCTCGATGACTACCGGTTTTACTGG gGCAGACCTTGCAAACCTAGTTAATGAGGCTGCTTTGCTAGCTGGAAGGAAGAGCAAGACGACGGTTGATAAAATTGACTTCATTCAGGCTGTGGAGCGATCAATAGCG GGCATAGAGAAGAAAACAGCAAGGCTAAAAGGCAGTGAGAAGGCTGTGGTTGCAAGGCATGAAGCTGGGCATGCTGTTGTTGGTACAGCTGTTGCAAATCTTCTTCCTGGACAGTCTCGTGTTGAg AAATTAAGCATATTGCCGAGATCTGGAGGGGCATTGGGCTTTACATATATTCCCCCAACGCATGAAGATAGATATTTGCTTTTCATTGATGAACTGCATGGCCGCTTGGTCACACTTCTCGGAGGTCGTGCAGCTGAAGAGGTTGTTTACTCGGGGCGTATATCAACAGGTGCACTTGATGATATCAGAAGAGCAACCGACATGGCATACAAGGCAGTAGCTGAATATGGTCTCAACCAGAAAATCGGACCCGTGTCTGTGTCTACACTTTCTGCTGGTGGGATGGATGACTCTGGGGGCTCACCATGGGGAAGAGATCAG GGGCATCTAGTTGATCTTGTTCAAAGAGAGGTAACAAATTTGTTGCAGTCCGCTCTTGATGTTGCGTTGACTGTTGTTCGTGCTAATCCAGATGTATTAGAAGGGCTCGGTGCTCAACTGGAAG ATGAAGAGAAAGTAGAAGGTGAAGAACTGCAGAAATGGCTGAACAGAGTAGTTGCCCCAGAGGAACTTGCTGTGTTCATCAAAGGAAAACAAGCTGCTCTGCTTCCAGAACAAGCTAGCTCCAGTTAG